From Nerophis lumbriciformis linkage group LG13, RoL_Nlum_v2.1, whole genome shotgun sequence, one genomic window encodes:
- the LOC133613999 gene encoding protein FAM237A-like: protein MALNKPAATVLVLSCVCAVPLQSQKPGQVDPLAVPRANPQCWDTSSALLLEMRSPRVADTVPAFWDLMVVLRSSDNSKHTALFWDLARVFWINYLDCVMSRSHGLGRRHVTRVHSLTTDEFFKFNSSGGNSRLRLSFRVRHKGHIKTMKTKTS, encoded by the exons ATGGCGCTGAACAAGCCGGCGGCCACAGTGTTGGTGCTGAGCTGCGTGTGCGCCGTCCCTCTGCAGAGCCAGAAGCCGGGCCAGGTGGACCCCCTGGCGGTCCCCCGCGCCAACCCACAGTGCTGGGACACGTCGTCGGCGCTGCTGCTGGAGATGCGCTCCCCGAGGGTCGCCGACACCGTGCCCGCCTTCTGGGACCTCATGGTGGTCCTCAGGTCGTCGGACAACAGCAAGCACACCGCCCTGTTCTGGGACTTGGCCCGGGTCTTCTGGATCAACTATTTGGACTGCGTCATGTCCAGGAGCCACGGCCTCGGACGCCGACACGTGACCCGCGTCCACTCCCTCACCACTGACG AGTTCTTCAAGTTCAACAGCTCAGGGGGGAACTCAAGGTTGCGGCTCAGCTTCCGAGTGAGGCACAAAGGCCACATCAAAACCATGAAGACCAAAACATCTTGA